CAGTGCCAACAAACACCCCCCTCTCAGTTTTCTTCCGTATTAGCAGGGATGTTTATAGCGGCCGAGAGGAGTGGCGGCCAGCTGTGACGGCGGAAGGTGTAGTGAGGCATTCAAGGTTCGCGGTCGCCGCAGCCGCTTTAGTGGCAAAATTCGCCGCCATTGCGCCACTACACCGCCACTACAAGGATTAGGGTTctttgaaggagaagaaggttCAAGAAAGTAAAAAATACCCGTAGAATTAGAACGTTAGGGGCTAGGGCTATTAGTTGAGGGTGTTTTTCATTTTTCGGTTTTAATAGCTCGGGGTATTTTTGGTTTTCCGATTCTTTTAACCTAAAGAGGGCCCTGAAAAACAAAACTTTCATTGTGCACTGCCCTCTTCCAACTTTCTTCTCCTTTAGATCCTTACTCCTGCACCTCCACCACTTGGACCACCTTCCAGCGTTTTAGGATGACTTTTCCATCCTCATTTCTCCTTCTCCTGTGTAGCGGCCTCTATGCTCCGTTATCCAGTATTGACAAGCCTGGTTTTTAGCTGTTTTTGTTTATCTGACTTCATTATTGCCATTCTTTCGGTGCAGCATATTGCAAACCTTGCAGGTAACCCAAGGATTGTTTTGCCTGTTCCCTCATTCACTGTCATCAACAGGGTATCACATGCAGGAAACAAACTTGCTACGCAGGTCTGCTTTCAAAGACTGTTCCgtatgtgtgtgtgagagagataaGTAATGCTTAATGAATTTCTATTACACCTGCCTTCGCAGGAGTTTAATATTCTTCCTGTGGAGAGTTCCAATTTCAAGCTTGCTATGCAACAGGGCATTCAAACACATGAAACAGTTCATGTCAGTTTTGCATATTACAGTCATTCAGCTTTCCTAAATACGTTCTctaaatgatttttttcattatttagtTAAGTTCTGGTGACGTCATTTCAGGGTGTGATTGCTATGAAATACGGTAATAAGGCAGTACAAGTTTGTGACGAAGGTGGATTCACCCTTAACATCAAGGTAAATAATGGTTagtaacattttttttctttttacgaATGGTACTTGGATACCTGCTTTCATATTCTGGCCAGTTACTGGTGAGCTCTTAAATGATCAGGAAAAAGAATGTTTGGAATTGCTGAAAAGTGCCATTGACGAAAGTGAATACACAGGCTCGGTTAGTTTTACCCTTATCAAACTTCTGCTTATGATGCTTTGGCTTTTTAAATGCCTTCATTTAAGGGCTCAACAATTTGTCTTATGTTCTTAGGTTTTAATTGGAATGGATGTTGCACCTTATGCATTCCGCAATGAAGACAAAGCATATGATTTGAAATTTAAGGAAGATGTGAGCTCTCTATTATCTCCTCCAGTACTGCTAAGTGTTAATTTTTGGTCTAGTTGGAAAGTGATGGGAACCAAATATCTAATTCCAGATAAATATGGATAATTCCCAATTACAGAAACATTCATATTATATAGACTCTCACACTCAAGAAGCAGAAAGGTAAAGGAAAACACTcacaaagaaaaatataaagacAGAGAAAACTTGAAGGGTTTGCCAACCTCCCTGCCCAAAGGGCCCAAAACCACTAAATTTATGCCTATGTCTACTAACCACTTTCTTTGCATTCatcatattaaatataatattagttGCTCTTCTCACTCAGTTGTAGCTgataattatataaaattaaatattcacCATTCTGTCCTGCTTACTCATGTTTGCTGATCTTCTACTTCCATCCTCTTTCATGTAGCATTCACAGAAAGTAAGCTTAAGGaacataaatatattattttggcACACACATGGGCATAAATGATAAAACCTCATATTCTGTTTGCTAGTTTTTCCAATTAACTTATATATTCCAGCATTCATTAACGTATGAGTTAGTAACATATATGGTGAtacatatttaaattatttatttgcttAGCATTTTCTGTTTGTCATTCAGAACAACGATGTCTCACAGAAGATCTCTAGGGATGCTTTGAAAGATCTCTACACATCATTTGTGAAGGAGTACCCAATTGTTTTAATTGAAGATCGTTTTGACAAGGATGACTTGGAGCCCTATGCCAAGCTGACTGAAGAAGTTAGAGACCATGTGCTAATTGATGGTGATGTTCCCTTGGTCTCCTTCCTGAAGGTTTGCACTTTACAAAAAACTCCTCCCCCTCCCTCAAAAAATATTTGTATCTGTTGGCTAAGACTAGAGGGGTTGTCCTTTGACTTGTTACCTCTTGtattgtgtccacagagggttcCGATGGCAATTGAGTCAAAGTCAAATACAGAAATATGCAATTGTCTTATGCTCAAGGTACTCGAATTCTGTCAGGAATATTTTATTGAGAAAAGTTATTGGATCTCATTAGACGTCAACCTATATTTACCAATATTGATTGAAACAAACCCAAAACATGCAGGTTAGTCAAATGGGATCTGTGACTGGTTGTATTAAAACTGTCAAAATGGCCAAAGAACATTTTTGGGGAGTCATTGCCTGTCCCGGAAGGTTTGAATCTGTCTTTAAATGCAAATGATGCTCATGCTGGTGAAAAAGTTGAGTCAATCACTATAATATACTAACGTTCTACATATTGGTTGCAGTGGAGAGACTGAGGATACCTTTATTGCTGATCTATGTGTTGGTTTATCAATGGTATTGCCTTATTTTAATTAAACTTTTGTGAACTTGCGACTTGAAGTCTAACTGTGGAAATGTTCTCTTGAACAGGGTCAAATTAAGGTTGGAAATCCATTCAGTGATCCGCGACTGGTTATACATCTTCGGGTTAGTAATAATGGTCATTACGCTAACTTCAGCTTTCATAGTTAAGCCTTTTTTTAATGCTTGAAGTTCACTTGGCAGCTCAAGAAAATTGAGATTGAGCTTGGTTCGGAATCATTGTATGCTGGCTGGAACTTCCGTCACTGGTGACTGTGAGGCGCAGCTTGTTGCAAATGGTATTTTATACCCTTAAAGCTGAGGCAAAAAGCAGTAGTACATTTTGATGTTACGTGAAATGGGAGTTACGTGCCATTTTAGCATTTTTGATGTTGTAAATTGGAGTTATGTGCCTTTGTAATTATCATGTGACCATCAAAATGCTAAAATATTGGAAAAGCACGATCTGATCTCAATGACTTATTATAAAACATTATATTATGTAAGACAATTTAACATTAATAATATGGTATCAAGTGGTATAGAATTAGTCTTATTACCTCCACCACAGTGATAATAAAAGGTTGGATTTCTAATTGTTCGTGAGTCTTCTAAATCAACATGAAGTCCATTGGGTTTTCCATGCTCATATTGGGTTAGGTAGAAGATCTTATGTGATCAATATGAAACCTTATTGTTACGTTTGTCTCTTATGTCAACATGAAGTCTGATTAGgttttagaattaaaaaaattctgatGGGGTCACATGAGCGGTGAACAAAACCCACCTTGGCTTGAGGATCCATCCCAAGTGTTTAGGGTCGGGTTGGACCCATGGATAAAAAAATATGCGTTACTTCAAATCTGGTATTGGGTCGAGGGTCAATTTGAACTCATCCTGAATATGTAAatactagtacttttacccgtgcgatgcacggggggttattcatttttgtttatcgtatgtattttttatttctaaatttgtgcttttttaatgtttatagaaagaaaatttatgaattaaaagaacaaaattaattttagatataagcaaacataaatttgaattatgtttcaagtgatgagtgtatttgtttttattttgcagaagcgcaaaatgtttattttttttatggtttttgtCCTTACTTTTCTTCTATaagttttgattaaaaatgtactaacCACTGCGTTGCATAAGAAGTCTTCGTCTATGTTTACCATCACTTAAATACTCTCAAGTTTTTTTCCAAACAAATCATGCCCTTAAAAGCTGATATGATAATAGTAAAGTAGCAAAAAGTCTTCTAAGATTGTTAGCAGTACTGCAATGCAAAGCTTTTATTACTTCACCAGTGTATTCTGGATCATCTTCAAGTAAGCTCATCGTATAGCACACGTACTTAATGTGTCATATGAAACTTCGTATATATTTTTGTTAAGTTAGGAAATGAATGAGCCCCTCTGTAAAATTTAGCAATAACCTCAgataattttcacttttttataacctttaatttctcaaaatatgtgcttttttttattacatttaTCAAGAgaaattttatgaattaaaagtaTAAAACTAAATTTAGAtaaagaaatcataaatttgaatgtttttttttacccTGAAAAAACATGAAAAGAAAAACTCTATTTGTAATTCATGAAAAATTAGGAAGAGTCAATTATACATAAAAACTGTCTAATAAAAAGTAGGATGGAACTAAGAGGAAATCATTACAAAATCAAAGAGCAAGTTATAGCACATTTATACATTCTAAGCTGAAACATCAGTATTTATTCAATGTTAATACGTCAACACAGACTATACGAAGTGCACATTTTAAATGAACGGtgttactaatatatatagttgTAGGAAAAATGGTTAGTggaaaagttatttttttggagtgatatcatatttagtATTAAAACCACCACATGTattcatattatttttaattaataaataattaataattctcTAGATCAAAACATATTAATTGTCTCCTATGGAATGCTCTAACTTATATGAACTAAATAGTAATgaactaaataataataaactcatTTAAAAAATTCTAGGTAAATAATTAAAGTTTTAATAGAATTATaaactatttaatttaatacttATATAGTTGCCGGGCGCGCAAAGGAATAATGAGAATGTTATTTTCTGCATTGATATGATATTAAATCCACCATATTTATCTTTTATGGAttcatattaatattaattattatttaacttACTTCATGTTCCGGTTAATAAATCATATTTGTTCTgtttttaaaagaaattattATTTAACTAATAATTCAATAAACCAAAACTAACTTTGTGTGCCCTATGAAATTTCCTAACTCATAtgaaccaaataataataaataatttttatatattttgagGTAAATAGAAGAAGCATATAACATGACATTAATGGGAGAATTGAAACCGTCAAATAGAATTTCAAGTGGAAGGGATAATGAAAATGTCATTTTTCATCTATATctgatttaatattaaaatatctgaatttcataactcatatgaaacaaataataataaatacttTTCATATATTTTGGGGTAAATTGAAGAAGGATATAACATGACATTAATGGGAGGATTGAAACCGTCAAATAGAATTTCAAGGGAAGGAATAGTGAGGTCATTTTTGCATCGATATCATAcattttctattattatttaaaatagaGTTTATAAAAAACAATTCTTAACATActacttcattttatttttgaattaaagaTGATAAAATGcccaaaaaattaatttcaaaaaaatataaatgaactataaatatttaaatttaaaaaatataaaaaatgcatATTGGTTACGTATTATTATATGCATAAAAAGGGGTTGCGAAAATAGACATTTAGGAGTtacatagaaattaaaaaaattaattattagaagttttaaaattaaaaataaaaaaatcttacaatattatttcatttcatttgtgaattagaaaaaataaaatgcatcaaaaaatcaatttcaaaaATAACAATGAActgtaaatatttaaaataaaataaataaataaaaattgataaaaatgtTATTAAAATAAGTCTAAAAAATGCACATTGGttacatttttttaataggaaaatgttagttgttagtaaattagtctttcTTAGAGATCGAACCTTGGAACCTTCACCCTTCACCCTCCGAaacccttatgtctcatagctcttaccacttgaactaattTTCGGAGACGCATATTGATTACATAGTATtatggctaaaaagcatttttggcccctgatgttttaagtttgtgcaaattctgcccctatctattttgtcgatgtttctacccctcatgtttttaaacagtgcactgtttgaaaacatgaggggtagacgatgcactgtttgaaaacatgaggggtagaaacatcgacaaaaatagagtaggggcagaatttgcacaaacttgaaacatcaggggccaaaagtgctttttagcctagtattataagcttaaaaaagtattacaaaaaaaagtaatatCATTAGCATTTTTTAATAGCAATTAATATAAGCATCAGAATTTCACAATTTAGCAGTAGGATTTAGAAAGGTGCGCGCCAGCTTTTACGTGCATTTGTGTTGTTACCCATATTTTTGTAATAATTCAGCCATTATTAGATAAAGAAAAACAATATAAAAACCTATCTTTAGCGGATACAAtagataaaattaaaaaaaaaaactaacaaataaTGAAGGGCAACTTTTAGAAGAAGGCGATATTGAAATATACAAAATTGGatagaaatagaaatatataaatataaatgataCAAAAGAATATTCCCTTCCTAAGCTAACTAACTAATATTAGTCCAAGCTGAAATCGGCAGCAGTTGCAATTCCTTTGTAATGAAAAAGGGATGTGAGATACCACAGACCTAACTCCCAActcaaaaagaaaatagaaacaGTCAAAATGTAAGTTCTTTGGTAGGTGTCAAAAATAGAAACTGTGAGATAAAAAAATGAGGCCATAATAATCCTTTGTAATTCCTGATCCATCCAGCACAAATGTCAATGTGGTAGGCACCTTAGTGCCCTTGGACTGCTGGTAATTCTTGAAAATGAACAGTAACAAAGCTAGCTTATCAAACGTAGAACCTTCAATATTTACACCAATAGGAGAAAGTGTTATTGAACTGCTGGTAGTTTTGAGCATAAAGGTTCTGAGAGTGGTTGAAGGAAGTCATTCTTGGAATGAAATGTTAGCCAATGCAGAGGAGAAATTAACATGTTCTTCCCATTCTTGATTGTTGCAATTCCAAATAGATTAAAGCCACATGATTGTTGATGGCAGAGAGGTACTGGCAACATACGAAGATCCTTATTTGTTAGCAAAATCATTCCTGAGGTAGTCCAGACCAGTAGATCCCTTAATCAAAGGCTGTGTGCTTTGCTTAACTCTTTCTTAAGAATCTGTCACATACATGGTAATGCATTTTTCTCAAATAAAGTCTACAGGAAGATAAATACCATGTCCGGTTTGATGAGAAGTAAGGTTTTGTGCACTACaacaaagtacaaaccaagCAAATTGATTGAAAGTTTGAGTCTATTTAAATGGACATCCAATAATAGCACATCCCAAGCCAATATGAAATACACCAAACAACTACACTTAAAAGCAGTGGCAAGTTAATGTTTACCTTAGAAGCATCCCTTTGCTTTTCTTTCATGACAGTAGCCAGTGCTGGTTCAAACTCACCTTTTCGACTGGAATACGAAGGGAATATAATTAATAGAGAAAGATATTGAGAACTTCACACCTTTGCAATATAAAAATTCTCTCTCCCATACTCTCTCAATTCATGCCTAAATCAAAATTGATCATGCATGATTGAGAAGCATTTTGGTAATACAGATATATAGACGACATCTTACACTAATGGATAGTGCATGAGAATACGAAATTAGATATTAAATATCAATTTTAAAACTAACACATGGATTAGAATGAAGAGTGGAAAcagttttgaaaacaaatttcaGTAGTGCACCTTAAGAAACTGTGAATAGGTTCATCTCACGTAACAGAACACTGCATAGAAAACCAAATAATAGGTACATTAAAACTACTACTAATAGAGTATTTATAACCATAACAATGTACACCAAGGCACGTGGATAGTTAAGGAATGAAGGTCCAAGCAATTTGATGTATTTGGGCAGTTTCACTTGTCTTATTAGAGGTGTCAGAGAGCCTCACACCCATCTGAACTatggaaaaataaaacatactATTTTTTGAACCCAAAACTTGACTTGCAAAGGCTCTAATCCAGCTCATAGCGCAACGAAAAGTACCTGAAAGTTAAAAACTTGCTAGAATATCACGGATATTGTAAGGAGTGAAATTGTTGGTAAAGAATCAACAGTATGGTCTGTGAGCAGCAGTGATAGAAGAAACTGCACAAAAGAACCTCCTCGTGATCTTTCTTTTGCTGGTTCAGATCATTTTAAAAATACATGAGAAGAGAAGATATGATGAATAGATTGAATAATGAGGAATAAGAGGGGGGAGATAGATGTTAAACCATAAGTAAATTTCTAAAAAGATGAAGCAGCAGAGGGTGATGAGTAAGAAATTAGGGATTATTTAGCTCAGGGAGTCCAACATGTGTGTAAccaaatgaaagattcaggaacTACAAAATGATGGAAAAAACACTCCTTTTATGGGAAAGCAAACAGAAAAATGGTGAAAGTTCTTACCGTGGGAACATAAGAGAACGTGATCGGTGAGCTTCAAAGGAAATGGAAGAAGATGCCGCAGTGTGAAGACAGAACGGTACCCTGCGGAATCGGTTTAATTTGCCAAAagaaatagaataaataaaatgaaatgagtttgggatgaagaacaTGTCAAATCCATATCCATAACCACATGAACATCAAACGGGGAAGAGGATGGCAAAGGTTTGCACGAATGAGTTGCACGCAAAGTAAATAATGGATCCCTCAAATTCAGTATCTCCAGAGCAGAACTGcggaaaatttaaaatgaaagagaagatgAGATCGTCAATCACATAGTAAGGTCAACTGGATGAACAAATgggaaaaaaagggaaaaagcaAATGAACCTTCACCGCGGAAATGAGAGGATATACTCTCTCAATTCATGCCTAAATCAAAATTGAGCAACTGCAAAATGTTTTCCAACGTTAAAGGTGATCAAATATCAATGTCGAGATCATTGTAACAATTAAGGACCTGTATggttataattaaatttcatgaaaTTTCACAATTTGTCCCAATCTTTAAACCCAAACCATTCACTCAACTAATTAAGCTATTACatggtgaaaaagaaaaagaaaaagagtcagGGAAAGCACCTATCAATTGACCTTAATTTTGGGGACAAAATGATCACATTTCAGTTCTCTGTCTCAGTATTTCCAGAGCGAACGGGCAAACACCAATTGAACCAAATGAACAACCTGCCTTGCCTTTCCTTGCCTTGATTCTCCATATGCAGCAACAATTCCTTGACATTCTACACTTAAAACTTCATCAGCTCCAATACTATGGTTAATTTCATGTCGTGGCACAGGAATTTTTAACTTTatgttaacaaaataaaacataagttCATTTGAGATTAAAacaaaaatcccaaaatcaactATAGCATAGGCAGCCACAATTATGCAGATGAAAAGTTGACtgtgttttatttttagagtgaagaaaaaaaaggtaaaaattAAGGAGAAGCACTTACAGAATTGTGAAGCCGCAAAGGGCTGCGATTTAGACACAATACCTGCGAAGAACAAAACACGGTGAGGAAGAACATAAAGAAAACGAAAGCATAAAAATAATGAACAGGCCTGTAGTGCACATATAGAACAATGAAGCAAGGAATATGTGAAGAACAAAAAAGAAGTGAAAGGAAAATCAAAGATAAGAAGCGAGGCTTCAACCAAGAGCAGAGTAAGAAGAGCGGATTCACAAATAGGGATAAaatggaggagaagaagatttttatCACCTGCTGTGCGAATCTCGCAGTCTACCTATCTCACACCACACACAGTTCCTAATGGACGGAACAGATTCCTCAGTTCGCCATCTACCTATCTCCCCTACCTCGCACGCCGCCGGAGCCCTCAGGGTCTTCACCTCGTCGCCGCTGCGGAAAAAACGACAGGCACAACTCTGGGGTTAAAGAGAGGGCCTTGCGATGTAATGGGGAGAGGAATCTCTGGCCTCAACATCGCAAACAAAGAAATAGAAGAGGGAGAGAGGCGAAGAGAG
This is a stretch of genomic DNA from Lotus japonicus ecotype B-129 chromosome 1, LjGifu_v1.2. It encodes these proteins:
- the LOC130729757 gene encoding bifunctional enolase 2/transcriptional activator-like, which encodes MEGISWRIHARLFRGNRNVVTIRSINARQVFDKRGNPTIQVDLTCSDDTLSTFVLPVSSGVSTGIDKDLESRDGRSDCLVKGVSKAVDNVNNIIAPALIDMDPTQQTDIDNLMVQLLGGSVNEWGSCKEKLGANAILAVSIAVCKAGASVLKIPLYKHIANLAGNPRIVLPVPSFTVINRVSHAGNKLATQEFNILPVESSNFKLAMQQGIQTHETVHGVIAMKYGNKAVQVCDEGGFTLNIKEKECLELLKSAIDESEYTGSVLIGMDVAPYAFRNEDKAYDLKFKEDNNDVSQKISRDALKDLYTSFVKEYPIVLIEDRFDKDDLEPYAKLTEEVRDHVLIDGDVPLVSFLKRVPMAIESKSNTEICNCLMLKVSQMGSVTGCIKTVKMAKEHFWGVIACPGSGETEDTFIADLCVGLSMGQIKVGNPFSDPRLVIHLRLKKIEIELGSESLYAGWNFRHW